The genomic stretch CCCTGACCCCTCCTCAACTCCCGAAACCGACCGCTCACGTCATGAATACCCTGCCAGCATACACACCTAACCCGCTACCGTGGGACGGAATCCGTCGATGCATCACCCGAGCGCGCGAACCTATAACAAGGGTGATGCATCACTGTGCCTGCCTGTGTAGCATTTGGGTCCTTGCCGCCCCCCTCCGCCCGCGCCAATAACTACCGGTTAAATTCAGAATTGCGCGGCCGTAAATCGCTCAGCCGTAGAACGGAAGCTTCGATATGGGAATGCTGGAATTCGGCGTGCGGAGGTACAGGAGCCGAACGGCCGCTAGGCCGGGCGGCGGAACCACCCGCCGGCACCGGCCACGCTCCTTTGCTTTTGATCGTCACGGCCGGTACCACCCGAGACTCAGAGCCGCTGGTGCCGCCTACGGTCCGCACTCGCTCCACGGAGCCGCACGCGAAGCCGCCTCAGCCCCCGGACGGGGCCGACGCGCAGCAGCTGCCGGGCCGCTGGGGGATGGATCGGCGACCTCACCGGTCCGGCCGCCTGCTTCGCCGCTGCTGGAGCGGTTTGGAGGGTGCGGGGCGGGCCTCAGGGGGCGCGCCTCTAAAGATCAGATAGCGGCGACGCTGTGACCTGCGAAAACGCGGGCGATGCATGCACTCAGAGTGCATAGATCGTGGTCGCGGACGGTGAGATCCATGCACGTAGGTGAATAGATCGTTCCTGTCCAGAGACACGCCCGCCCCGTGCATGGATCCCCTGCATAACATCGCAGATCTGCTATGTTATGCGCCTCAACGATCATGAAGGAGAGGCCCGTGGCCCAGCCCTTGAGGCGGAGCGCGGAGGCGCCGGCGAAGGCGTCGCGGCTGGTCGCTGCTCCACCTCCGGCCGATGTCGTCAACGGCATGGAGTCCGCCCAGGACCTGATGCGGCGGTTCGAGAAGCTCGCCAAGAAGGGCGGCACCTTCTCGACGAACCCCGAGGTCAAGCCGTACGTCTTCTACGGTCCGCAGCACCTGAGCTTGTCCTGGGTGATCCAGGAGAACCTCTGGAAGTTCAAACTGTCGGCGATGTCGCGCGACGTGCTGGACCACATGACGACCAACCACGACGCCCAGGCCCTGGTGAAGATGACCCAGAGCTCGCTGGCGACGAAGTTCGGCTGCTCACAGTCGAAGGTCTCCCGGGCGATCGGGCAGCTGAGCCGCCACAACTTCGCGTGGAAGGAGCAGCGCGGGCTGTACCGCCTTAACCCGCTCTACGCTTACCGGTGGAACAGCACGAAGCAGCGACGGCTGGTGAAGTCACTCGAGAAGACGCTGCTCGCGCACCCGATCACCATCCCGACTGTGAGGAACGAGGCCACGCGATGAGCGACGACGCCGTCTCCGTCCCTGGTTTCCACAACCCGGAGATCTTCGAGGTCCTGCCGAACGCGTGCCTGTCGCCGACGGCGCGCGACGTGTTCGATGTCCTCACGGCCCGCCAGGAGCCCGGGGGCCTGGTCAAAATCCGGCAGCAGGACATCGCCGAACGCCTCGGGCTGACCCAGTCCGTCGTCTCCCGCGCGATCGGCCAGCTGCGGGATAAGGGCATCCTGAGCGAGCGGCAGCGCAAGGGCACGGTGCTCATCCACCCGCTCCTGGCCGGCTACGAGTCGCTGTCCCACATGGTCAACCACCTCAAGGACCCCGACACGTTCGTGTGGCCGCTGAACTTCCCCACCGGCGACATCCGGCCCCCGCGGGCCCGAGACGCCCGCACCGGCACAGACTTCGACCCCGACCCTGACGGCGGCGAGGACGCCCCGGCCCCTGAGGCCCGGCCCACCCTCCGGCTAGCCGGCTGAACCGCTGCACCACCACGGCGCCCCCCGTCCGGGAGGGCGCCGTCGTCGTTCCCGGCCGGGACGGAGCAGCACGCCGGTAGCACCAGCTACACCGGATCGTTTGGAGCAGCAGAACAAACCGGCGGTCGCCCGCTGTACCGCCCGGGGCCGGCCTCCGACCCGTGCAGCAGCCTTGTGCTACGCGGGCCCATGCAAATGCTGCGCTGCATCCACGACGCCACGCTGCTGCCATCCGACGACCACCACCAGGAGCACCAGGTCCCCGGCGCAGGCCCTCGCCTCACACCTGACAGCCTCACAGCGCACCCTGTCCACCAGGGGAAACGGGGTATGTGCCTCACAGCAGCGGTGGGGCAGCAGCGGTTACAGCACGGTGCCGTGCAGGGCGCGGCGGTCGCCGGACATCGCGTAGCGGCGGGCGGCGAAGCCATGCTCGAGGGGCAAGCCGATCTCCGCGCACAGCAGCGCCAGGACGTCGGCCGCGTCGCCGTCGGACAGGTAGGCCGGCGCGACTTCGAGCATCAGCTCCCCGATCGCGTAGGTGCTGGCGGCGAGTTCGTCGACGACGCG from Streptomyces roseochromogenus subsp. oscitans DS 12.976 encodes the following:
- a CDS encoding helix-turn-helix domain-containing protein; the encoded protein is MSDDAVSVPGFHNPEIFEVLPNACLSPTARDVFDVLTARQEPGGLVKIRQQDIAERLGLTQSVVSRAIGQLRDKGILSERQRKGTVLIHPLLAGYESLSHMVNHLKDPDTFVWPLNFPTGDIRPPRARDARTGTDFDPDPDGGEDAPAPEARPTLRLAG